One part of the Scatophagus argus isolate fScaArg1 chromosome 12, fScaArg1.pri, whole genome shotgun sequence genome encodes these proteins:
- the p2ry4 gene encoding P2Y purinoceptor 4: MEMFTSSPDALNQSAVFISVFNSSCRFNEEFKYILLPVSYSLVFVFGFMLNATALWLFLKMRPWNPSTVYMFHLALSDFLYVLSLPTLIYYYANRSHWPFGVAACKIVRFLFYTNLYCSILFLTCISVHRYLGICHPIKALTLVKSRHAHLVCSTVWGVVIVCLVPNLIFVTTSRRDNDTLCHDTTNQESFDEYVDYSSVVMVLLFVIPFLVIVVCYCLMARTLCRPRRGLSSSQQGAASRQKSIKLIIVVLVVFAVSFVPFHITRTLYYTSRVLDLNCEFLNIVNFTYKITRPLASLNSCIDPVLYFLAGDHYRSKLMSVLPGKREAKSSQTPEQAQRSHSNLGISLVYKNSALKASGETER; encoded by the coding sequence ATGGAAATGTTCACGAGCAGCCCTGACGCACTCAACCAGTCGGCAGTGTTCATCTCGGTATTCAACTCCAGCTGTCGCTTTAATGAGGAGTTCAAGTACATCCTGCTGCCTGTGTCCTACAGTCTGGTCTTCGTGTTCGGCTTCATGCTCAATGCCACAGCTCTGTGGCTGTTCCTCAAGATGCGTCCGTGGAACCCCAGCACAGTGTACATGTTCCACCTCGCCCTGTCCGACTTCCTGTACGTCCTCTCCCTGCCCACCCTCATCTACTACTACGCCAACCGCAGCCACTGGCCCTTCGGAGTGGCTGCCTGCAAAATAGTGCGCTTCCTCTTCTACACCAACCTGTACTGCAGCATCCTTTTTCTCACCTGTATCAGTGTGCACCGTTATCTGGGCATCTGCCACCCCATCAAGGCTCTGACCCTGGTGAAGTCCCGCCATGCTCACCTGGTGTGCAGCACGGTGTGGGGTGTGGTGATCGTGTGCCTGGTGCCCAACCTCATCTTCGTCACCACCTCCAGGAGGGACAATGACACCCTGTGCCATGACACAACCAACCAGGAGTCCTTTGATGAGTATGTGGACTACAGCTCTGTAGTTATGGTGCTTCTATTTGTCATCCCTTTCCTTGTCATAGTGGTGTGTTACTGCCTGATGGCGCGGACCCTGTGTCGGCCCAGACGTGGATTATCTTCTAGCCAGCAGGGCGCCGCCTCGCGTCAGAAGTCCATCAAGCTCATCATTGTGGTGCTGGTGGTTTTTGCTGTGAGCTTCGTCCCATTTCACATCACACGGACCCTCTACTACACTTCCCGTGTGTTAGATCTGAACTGTGAATTCCTTAACATTGTTAACTTTACTTACAAGATCACCAGGCCGCTTGCGAGCCTCAACAGCTGCATTGACCCAGTACTGTATTTCCTGGCTGGGGACCACTACCGGTCCAAGCTGATGTCTGTTCTGCCTGGAAAAAGAGAGGCAAAGAGCAGCCAAACACCAGAACAGGCACAACGCAGTCACAGTAATCTCGGTATCTCTCTGGTCTATAAGAACTCAGCCCTCAAAGCCAGTGGAGAGACTGAAAGATAG